In a genomic window of Chrysemys picta bellii isolate R12L10 chromosome 1, ASM1138683v2, whole genome shotgun sequence:
- the LOC101949819 gene encoding olfactory receptor 52R1-like, with amino-acid sequence MSCPNTSTFSHPATFLLVGIPGLQEAQFWIAFPFCIMYVIAVLGNVIVLCVIKTEQSLHEPMYLFLAMLAITDLVLSTSTLPKMLSIFWLGSKEIGFHACLTQMFFVHAFSSVESGVLMAMVLDRYVAICCPLRHSSILSVPAIVTIGSLVLARGVLLVSPFSLLVHRLSFCQRCLISHSYCEHMAVVKLVFGDATVSIIYGLFVAFMVVGIDLFVISVSYAMILQAILRLPYMETRLKAFSTCASHLCVILAFYIPGLFTFLTHRFGHNVPHHVHILVANLYLLLPPTLNPIVYGVQTKQIREKVLRIFQQKGI; translated from the coding sequence ATGTCATGTCCGAACACCAGCACCTTCTCCCACCCTGCCACCTTCCTCCTGGTCGGCATCCCTGGACTGCAGGAGGCCCAGTTCTGGATCGCCTTCCCTTTCTGCATCATGTATGTCATTGCCGTGCTGGGAAATGTCATTGTTCTCTGTGTTATAAAGACAGAGCAAAGTTTGCATGAGCCCATGTACCTCTTCCTGGCCATGCTGGCCATCACCGACCTGGTTTTGTCCACGTCCACactgcccaaaatgctgagcatcttctggctGGGCTCCAAGGAGATCGGGTTCcatgcctgcctcacccagatgttcttTGTGCACGCCTTCTCATCGGTGGAGTCGGGCGTGCTCATGGCCATGGTCTTggatcgctatgtggccatctgctGCCCCCTCCGGCACTCCAGCATCCTGTCCGTCCCAGCCATAGTGACAATAGGGAGCCTGGTGCTGGCACGCGGAGTCCTTCTGGTGAGCCCCTTCTCCCTTCTTGTCCACAGGCTGTCCTTCTGCCAGCGCTGCCTCATCTCCCACTCATACTGTGAGCACATGGCCGTGGTGAAACTGGTGTTTGGGGATGCTACAGTCAGTATCATTTATGGACTATTTGTGGCTTTTATGGTGGTCGGGATTGACTTGTTTGTCATCTCCGTGTCCTATGCTATGATCCTCCAGGCTATACTCAGACTCCCGTACATGGAAACCCGTCTCAAGGCCTTCAGCACCTGCGCATCTCACTTGTGTGTCATCCTTGCATTTTACATCCCTGGACTCTTCACATTCCTCACCCACCGCTTTGGCCACAATGTGCCCCACCATGTCCACATCCTGGTGGCCAATCTCTACCTGCTGTTACCCCCCACCTTAAACCCAATTGTGTATGGAGTGCAAACTAAACAGATCCGGGAGAAGGTGCTCCGTATCTTCCAGCAGAAAGGAATCTGA